The following coding sequences are from one Triticum aestivum cultivar Chinese Spring chromosome 5A, IWGSC CS RefSeq v2.1, whole genome shotgun sequence window:
- the LOC123108532 gene encoding protein RICE FLOWERINGUS T 1-like, with amino-acid sequence MSAVDPLVAAHVIHDVLDPFTSTVPLTIGYNNRLVRPGAELKPSAVVSKPRVDIGGNDMRVLYTLMLVDPDAPSPSHPSLREYLHWMVAGIPGTTGVSFGQELVVYERPEPRSGIHRMVFVLFQQLGRGTVFAPDMRHNFSSRNFARQYHLNIAAATYFNCQREGGGGRRFRPESSQG; translated from the exons ATGTCGGCAGTGGATCCCTTGGTTGCGGCTCATGTTATACATGATGTGTTGGATCCATTTACATCAACTGTTCCACTCACAATAGGATACAACAATAGGCTAGTTCGGCCAGGTGCGGAGCTAAAACCATCTGCAGTTGTAAGCAAGCCGCGAGTTGATATTGGTGGCAATGACATGAGAGTTCTCTACACCCTG ATGTTGGTGGATCCAGATGCCCCAAGCCCAAGTCACCCATCTCTAAGGGAGTACTTGCACTG GATGGTGGCAGGCATCCCTGGAACAACTGGTGTCAGCTTTG GCCAAGAGCTTGTAGTTTATGAAAGACCGGAGCCAAGATCCGGCATCCACCGAATGGTATTTGTGCTGTTCCAGCAACTAGGTAGGGGGACGGTTTTTGCACCGGACATGCGGCACAACTTCAGCTCCAGGAACTTCGCACGCCAGTACCACCTCAACATTGCGGCTGCCACATATTTCAACTGTCAAAGGGAAGGTGGAGGCGGAAGAAGGTTTAGGCCAGAAAGTTCTCAAGGGTAG